The genomic interval atagaaaatatatctttattatttatgagtttataaatatttatggaTAAATTGGAATAGAAAGcttctgaaagaaaaaaattgacataaaaaGCAATTTGTGATTGCTTAAAAAACGCATAATTGTTAATtgttataaaattgttaattattgttaatcaactaaatattaacaaatttattcttaaatacatctataaaatacttttatttttaagagatacttaataaaaagataagagaacaaaaatatatttaaacttttttatttttaagtgacAAGTGGTAGTTATTTTTCAACTAAatattatcaactaaaataaaaaaaagctactaatgtgtttattttgtgtaataaatgactaaaatatctTTTGTgtattgatgtatttaataataatttttcttattctaAGACAAAGTTGTAGTATTAATTAGGgttatgtttgaaaaaaattaaattaaattaaaaatggcTTTATAATTGTTAGGTTATATATTCTCAGGTTCGAATCTAGATCCTTACTGTTATTTGAgttaattatagtaaaatttattatttttttaaagataaaaaaataaataaaaataagctTATATTAAAGTGGAACAGAAGTACTGCGTTACAACATTTACGATGAGTGATTCTCCTAATAAGCAATGTACTAGATAGTCACCAAttatagattaaaaattatGAGTGATTATAAAGAAggataattttataagtattgcttctttttactttttgacATACATCactcaataaattatattaaaataaataagtgttATTGAAAATATAGTAATATAGAGATATTAATGAAACCcgtattataattttgttaaggTGTCGAATTAGAGaaaataatacttattaaaCACTGTAATTAAATCCCAAATTGGTGTCCTTCACTCTAGATACTCTTAGTGGTTGAAAGTGGAATGGACATTACTAAATATACTCACCTAGACTAAATTTAGGATGCATTGGTACTATTGAGCGGTTGTATCACTACCATCAATAGATTAATGGTCTGCCTCTTTTTAAATAGTTTCAACAATACTACATAATATTTCTAGTTATATATACATGAAATTAAGAATCAATTATGTTAATTAAAACGAAAGCTGAGAATGATAGCATGCATCAACATACATTAGAAAAGAATTTAACGGGAAAAAATGGACACAccgtttgaaaaaaaaaggagCAGTATGACCAAACTGAGCTAAGAAATGAGCATATATATTTGCTTTTCTTATAGAATAAGTAAGGGAGTAAGTCCAGTCCTTCTGATGCAGAATAGATAATACCTTTAGGAGAATAAGCAAGAGAGTAAATTAAGTATATTACTTCTTAATCATGGAAATGATGGCAAGAGAGTTAGtttcaaaaataacattatgaatatctttaTCAAGAGCCAATAAAACACCATTGTGAAAAACCCACATTTAAGAAAATAGCGAGCTATTAGATGCCATTTTGCAATAGAAACCATATATAAATTCACCATTATGGTCGTAAAGGATTCTCTCACAAGGCGAGAAACCATCAATATGGATGTAAGCATCATCAACATTCATCTTCATAACCCCCCACAAAGGATTTAATCAATGCTATTTGATTAGGGTTAATCAAGTTCTGCTTTTGAACCTTACTCTTGATCAAAGAGTTATAAATAAAGTCAACTTGAATACAAATGTAATGCCACAAATCACTCCTCATCTTTGTACTtagggagaaaaccaaatagTTTTGATCTTTCTAGAGTTCATTAAATGGCACACCAAATAACATTTTCTATGCCTAATGGATGTTTCCAATGTCGTTGCAAGTAAGATTTCATTCAAGACAAGCATAAGTACCCAGGTTAAAGATTTTACTCTAAAATTCAGACTTAATAACTATATTCCAAAGTAGTTGGACATCCTCACAATCCTTCACAACATGCATAAGGATTTCAGGTGCAGATAGGTAACGCTGGCAGAGTTTGTCGGAGGTGACCACACCTCTAAAATCTCTTAGCATTTGTCAAGAGTTTCCCGTGTACCATTTTCCAAAGTGTCGTCTTAACTCTGGTTGGGCGTTACCAATTTCAAACCTCTTTGAACAATATTATCGAGTTAGCATTGGCCTCATGGTTTGTAAGGTTATTATAGGttgacttaaaaataaattggttGTCAATGGTTGGCATCCATGTGGAAAAATCTAGAGAAACATCAGTTGGAGACTTTAAGGAATGATTTTTCTCACATATTGACTCATGCATAATTTTTTGTAGTTTACTTCAATTGAGGTATTGAGTGATACAAAAAACTCATATTCTCTAGGTGGAAAAGCTTGAGGTATTGAGTGAGCAAACTTTCCATACATGATAACCAGTGATCCTTCCAAAATTTTGTATAATGACTATTACGTTTAACTCATTGCATATTACTTTTGGTATTGGGCCACACTTTGAAAATATTCCTCCAAGTATTTGAAGTAATATATCATTGTTGGATAAAATGTGTGTTTATAATACAACAATTATACTTGGCTCAGACTGGTCATATATGCCTAATTAAGGACTTTGAGATTCTTGAAGTCAAGTCCACCTTCATGCTTTGGTTGGCAAATTGTTTTCCAATAGATCAAATGACATGCTCTTTGTTTCGTTGTACTACCCCATATGAAGTTGCACCATAATCTCTCAACTTTGTCACAAATATAAATAGGAATTGGCATGATTTGCCTCACATAAATATGAATGATAAATAAAGATGATTGAGCAAGAGCNNNNNNNNNNNNNNNNNNNNNNNNNNNNNNNNNNNNNNNNNNNNNNNNNNNNNNNNNNNNNNNNNNNNNNNNNNNNNNNNNNNNNNNNNNNNNNNNNNNNNNNNNNNNNNNNNNNNNNNNNNNNNNNNNNNNNNNNNNNNNNNNNNNNNNNNNNNNNNNNNNNNNNNNNNNNNNNNNNNNNNNNNNNNNNNNNNNNNNNNNNNNNNNNNNNNNNNNNNNNNNNNNNNNNNNNNNNNNNNNNNNNNNNNNNNNNNNNNNNNNNNNNNNNNNGGCTCTACCTGAAAAATGAAAGAGAGTTACCTTTCTAATTTGTGACTTTAGTCTATCCaagataaaatagaataaatctTTTGAGACTCATTGGTGGATCCGAGAAACACCCAACTATATTGTTAGGTCAATCCTCATAGTTTGATTTAAAGAAGTCGATTTTGTAGTTGAcatatttttagagaaaaaaaaccTTGAATTTCTGCATGTTGATCTTTTGGCCATAATTGTGGCAAAAGTTTGCCAACATTGATTtaatgagataatttttttttctatactaGGCTCAACAACCAAAACAATATCATCAACAAATAATATGTGTGAGAGGTTAGGTCCCCCACTACtacaaaaatgaagtttttattgACTGTTTGTAACCGAATCTTTAATTATGTGGCCCAATCTCTCTATAGCCAACACAAAGGATAATAGGAGATATAGTCCCCTTGTGTAAGCCCTAAAGAAATTCCAAATGAGTTGGTTTAAACACCATTTGAATGGATAGTAATAGATTCAGGGGCAAGACGATGTCGAATAATATTCTTTAGTCTCAAAGGTAATTCTAATATGTCAATGGATTCAATGATAAATTGTCATTCAAGtctatcatatattttttcaagACCAAGCGTGAGAATCATGAAACATATAATATCATGTAGATCAGAGAAAGTATCAATGATTTCTTAGAGCACTAGAATGTTATTAGAAGTAGATCGTCTTGAGATAAAATTACTTTCATTCTAGGAGACCATACGAGGCATAATACTTCTGAGTATCTGAGCAatgattttagaaataattttataactcaCATTACAAAGTGCTATACATCTAAGTTGATTAACCTGTATATGTTCATCCACCATGTGAATGACAATAATTAGAGTCTGGTTGATCTATCTAATTTTAACATGATCCTGGAAGCAATTCTTAACTAGCTTAAGATTGGATGACCAAACACACTCCATTGACTCTTGAAATATAGGATGGAACCCACTAGGGCCATACAACTTATACTTTCCCATGCTAAAAAGAGCTTCTTTAAATATAGGATGGAACCCACCAGGGCCAGACAACTTATACTTTCCAAAGATACGTCTCAGCCTAGTCTTTTccatattattatcttcaattgACGAAAATGTAGATGTGGTATCAAAAGGGACAAGGGAGCCTCTAGCTGAACAATAGAGGTTTTGATAGAATTGGATCACAAGATTCCTAACATCAGTATCTTCAAAAACCCATAAGTTATCATAGAATGCATATATTCTATTAAATATTTGCCTCTTTAGAGTTGACAAGTTGAAGAATCTAGTATTAAGATTTCCTTGTTGGATCCATTTGCATCTATATTGTTCGAACTAATAGCTTTCCTCATCTCTAACTAAGGAATTATAATCCTTATAGAGCTATTGTCTTAACTTAACTAGGTGCTGGTTTATATTGCTTTGAGGAATACCTCATAATCTTCTAAGAACACACTTTTACGTACAAATATATTACCAAATGTATGATGATTCCAAAAGCGCAAAGTAGATGTTAGATTTGTGATATTAGAGGACTAACCGTTAGAGTTAATCCATTGATGTTTAACCTGATTATCAAAGTTAAGATGTTCAAGTCATGCACCAAAAAATTAAAGTAGTTTCTTTGAGGAGGAAGTTGACCATTACACAACTAAAACAAAGTCTATGGTAATTAGAAGAAAGGATATGAAGATGAACAACCAAATTATTTAGGAAAAGTTCATGCCCCAAAGTATTACAAAGAAATCTATCAAGTCTCTTTTGTAGTTGGTCGCGCATACATGTGAAATGATGACCAGAAAAGCCAAGATCAGTTAGATTGCAGTCATCAATACAATTAACAAAGGCAGTTGCATAAGTTTGATTCATGGGAGCATCACCAGCACACCAAGGGCCAATGTTGAAGTCCCCGATAATACACCAAGGGACAATTATAGTTGAGGATAAGTCAAAAATTTCTGGGTCGACTTTTAACCTAAAACCAGGGTTAGgactaacataaaaaaaatgagaaatacCAGAATAAGGGGGTTCCAGCATTAACCTTAATATGTATACAATATTTACATGAGCTGATAATTTGGACAAAAGGACCGCCACAAACAACAAATCCCACCAGAGAAGCCATTAGCGTCAACTTTAAAGCTATTGGTAGTCCAATTTTACGAATGACATCATCAACACTAGTTCCATTAAAACGAAGTTCCAGAAACATAATAAAATCAACATTGTGTATTTTCACATAATCTTTAACAAGGTCAGGGAAATTGCGACCACCAACGCCATGACAATTCCATGTTAGGAAGGAAATTCATGTGAAATTAGTTGGATGAGAGACCTTAACAAGCGTTTTAGGTGCTTGATGCAACTTTGTATTGTCAGTACTTTCAACTTCCACAATTTCAATTAGAAGCTCTTGGGGATTGGCATCAATTGCATATATCTATACTCGATATTTCTCCCCTAATGCAATAAATTATGCATCAGGTATAACCCTTTGGGTGATGGGAAATCGCTCCCAAATTTTACTTGAATCCATACCCTCGATATGTTGTTGTTGACTTTCTTAAAGATCTTTTTCCACTAAAGTGGATTTTGACACGAGCTCTAAATTAGCCACAACGCAAAAGTCAATTCAACAAAAAGTTTATAATTCAATCGAAAATAAGAACTCTAAAAAAATCCAATGTGATAATGACACTAAATTCATCatccaaagaaaactaaaacaaatattgtgaACACATTTGCCAAACAAGTTGGCATCAAAATTACCAACCAACAACctctaattatatttataagataAGTTTTTTTATACCTTAATAACTTTGTTAACCttcatttaaaaatgttttatttatttatttatattaatgaatgtatttaatattttataattttctatgtGTATATTTGAAAAACATTCCAAGGGTtacaaatgttaataaatttattggtGTTATTTATAATACTACACCATTAATTCaagtaaaaaatcatttaatacaagcagttttttatttatttaggaaATACAAGCATCTGAATatttaactataaaataaacaattaaaaaaattcgacttatatttcacattaaaatattattataatgatattagttttaattttttataaaaaaataatgatgacTCGAGGTATAAAAATTTgacttttaaaagaaataaaaccaAACATAGATAAAAATCACgattatatcaatattattattaataattccGACAATTGACCTCGTACGGTGATTACACGACAACCAACAATCAACTACTacatattttagttaaaaaagaCAAAACTAAATTTAATAACTATAATATAACACTGTGTTTcatgataaatattattgattaagttacaaatatattaaaagaaataataataaaaaagaaaaaatcattttattaaattacatattaattattgttaatttttaatataaaatataataataatttaaaaattgaatatataataataaaaatataaaaataaataaaattataaatcatattaacattaaaataaagttttttaaaCTAAAGTGATAATTATTATGAGATCGAAGAAGCTTAAAATTATTGGCAAGTCACAATTTTGTCCGGAAGAGATGAGATTTACACGTGAGCTTTGATAACAAGGTGCAAACAAATCCCACCCGACGCCATATTCGAATCTTTCAATCACAATCTTAATCCAACCGTCAAATCTCAGCCGTTCATTTCATCAAAGTTAAATCTCACCGCATCAACTCACGGACTAAACACAACCTCAAAAATCAAGTAAAGATAACAAAGCGCGCATTTCGAAGCTAAATCTTGGGGACCTGCCTTAACTCTTTCCAGCCTGGCTCCTTACCTACCACATCTTGTTCCACCCTTCGGGCCCACACCCTaataaataaactcaaaataCCAAAACTACCctcttttttcaaaataatactaCATTCTTCTTATTCTTCGTCTCCCCGTTCAACACTCTATTCACTCATCATGCCACTGACATTGACGCTGACACGTATCTTCGTGTTTTTCTTCTTCGCCGCCGTGACTTGTTTCTCGCCTGCGTCATGTTCCGGCGAAGTTCAGGCATTCCGTGAAGCACCGGCATTCCGCAACGGCAGAGAATGTCCGCCTCGCGAAACATCCGTCATCCACATTGCTATGACGCTTGACGCGACCTACCTCCGCGGCTCCGTCGCCGGAGTATTCTCCGTCCTGCAACACGCGTCGTGTCCAGAGAACGTAGTGTTCCACTTCGTTGCAACCACGCATCGTCGCCGGCAAGAGCTCCGTCGCATCATCATTTCCACGTTCCCGTACCTGAAATTCCACATCTACCACTTCGACTCGAATCTCGTGAGAGGTAAGATTTCGTACTCCATTCGCCGCGCGCTCGATCAGCCACTCAACTACGCACGGATGTACCTTGCCGATCTAGTTCCGGCGACAGCTCAGCGAATCATTTACTTCGACTCAGACCTCATCGTTGTTGATGACGTGGCGAAGCTATGGAGCATCGATTTAGGCGATCACGTGCTTGGCGCGCCGGAGTATTGTCACGCTAACTTCACTAATTACTTCACTCACCGGTTCTGGTCGAATCCGACTTATGCGGCGTCGTTTAAGGGACGCGATGCGTGCTACTTTAACACTGGTGTGATGGTGATTGATCTTTGGAAATGGCGTGAGGGGAGATACACGGAGAAGCTTGAGAACTGGATGCGGATCCAGAAACGGAGCCGGATCTATGAACTCGGATCTCTGCCGCCGTTTCTTCTGGTCTTCGCCGGAAACGTCGAGAGAGTGGAGCATAGGTGGAACCAGCACGGCCTCGGCGGTGACAATGTTGAAGGACTTTGTCGTGATTTGCACCCTGGTCCGGTGAGTCTTTTGCATTGGAGTGGGAAAGGGAAACCCTGGCTTAGAATCGATTCGAAGAAGCCGTGTACGTTGGATAGCTTGTGGGCACCTTATGATCTTTTTCGTCATTCTGTTTCATTGTTCAACGATTCCTAATTAGGGTTTAGTAAGAATGATAAACAGCTCGGGTTTCAGAAATGCTCCCACACGTTCAACCAAAGGGATAATGAAATGGTTAGTGATTTTTCCCAGTAAATGGAGTTTGTAGTCAATTTTACCaattatataattcaattaaaatctATGTGCTCAAGAGGTTAATAGAAGATTGTCTTTTCTTATCTTATTGTTTGAATTTATGAATCTTCTCTGCATGTTAAAGAGATGAATACGCTATCTAACATTCTCATGTCATTTTGGATTAATTTCAGGCTGATTATGGGATATGTATATAATGGATTTGGATGCTATAAAAGCTTCATGATGATATGAAATCAACGGCTGCATTATGTTGTTGTTGATCATTCATTACAAACCTCCATCATGATCTGCACGGCAAAGCAGCAAGCTGTGTGTGGCACAAAAACTGGGTCCTTTAAATGAGGAGAATAACCTGGTGAAATGGATTGGATGGTTCTTAACAGAgtgattgaaaataaatatgaagGTTTTTCTATTTCATATATTTGCATGATACAACAAAGGTGCAACTTTTGTATGGGTTTGGATTAGGCATTCTGATGTCCGGTTCCTGTTCCACTTCACCATGGCTATTGGTGCTGTTTTTCCTTTTTGGCTCTGGATTTGTAgtgtttttttatgtaaatttaaaaataaattcagaATACCCCTCTCCTTTTCACCGTGGTTATTGATGCTTCATAAATTTCCTGTTTTGCTATTGTCTAGCAATTCAAAGTGACATACCTTTTGCATTTGGTTTACTGGATTCTTGTTTTGCTATTCATACTTTGAAATCCAGATTTTAGtgaagttttttctttttagttaCTTGTTTTGCttggttttattattttgattgacCTTATTGCAATTTTATGAAATGCAGAACctttttattcttaaataatGGAAACTTATGGATCATAAATAGTAGCcgtgaaaagaaaataatttcacCTTGTGATGTTGGCTTTAAAAATCTTTTTGGAAATGAACAAGATGCTTCTCTTGAGGCGTGAGGTCGGTGTCAAATGCCAGTCACAGATTGCAGCTTTTAAATCATCACTCTCACTGAAGAAATCAAATGCTTCTCTTCATTCTTCACCACCACAAAACAGGTGGTTGACATTGTAATAGGTggcttttatttttaattatgctTAATGGGTTCTTCATGATGACTGTCTAATTGTGCATTATAAGGAATTACATTACTTTCATTTGGttacaattttcatttttttttatcgaagTTACTATTTTTGTTGGGTTATATATGAAAGAGactgaaatatatgataaattgaaaaacaaaatatatacaaGGAGTGATAAACTTGATCGCCGGTGTCAATTACTGAGTGAGCATGCAAAATCAACTATATATGAAAGAAGAAAAGGGTAGATCTATTCAACCCAACATGGATtctatatatatgaaaattggTTATGGAATGAAGTCTAATTATCAACCATTGATCAACTTTGAATGTGAAGAAAACAGAATTACTAATTTTAGCATCAGAGGAGCAGGTGAAGGCCAACCAGCAACAGAGATGCTGTTGTGTTGCTCGTAAGGTATGTCATACAAATTTGTTATATAAGCCTCAATTTTGATGCCTTTTTTCCTCTCTTTCTGAACTTATCAATTATAGAATCTTGCAAATCTATTATTGAAATAGATCTGGTTGATGAGGATAAGTTTAATTAGAGATTGCCAAAGTAAAAGGGCAACTAAAGTTTTAAAGTGTATAGCTGATCCTGAAAAGAGTACAAATTCTTGAAATTTGAGTGGGGTCTAACTTAACTCTTGCAAAATTGACTTTTAAGGTTAGATTTATCCACCacttataaacacattttttagGCCTTATATCATCCAATATAGGACTCTTAACATACCCCCTCCCACCCAAGCCTTATGTCTTCTCTTTGTTACACTCCTTGTATAAATAGAGcacataagttcatttgtaaaCATTGTGAGAATATGAATTTGCAGAGCAATTGAATTGGTGAACTCTTCACTTTTCTATCAAGGTATCATCCAGTTCTCCTTCTTAGGATAGTCTTCTCTCCCCTT from Cicer arietinum cultivar CDC Frontier isolate Library 1 chromosome 5, Cicar.CDCFrontier_v2.0, whole genome shotgun sequence carries:
- the LOC101506009 gene encoding probable galacturonosyltransferase-like 3; translated protein: MPLTLTLTRIFVFFFFAAVTCFSPASCSGEVQAFREAPAFRNGRECPPRETSVIHIAMTLDATYLRGSVAGVFSVLQHASCPENVVFHFVATTHRRRQELRRIIISTFPYLKFHIYHFDSNLVRGKISYSIRRALDQPLNYARMYLADLVPATAQRIIYFDSDLIVVDDVAKLWSIDLGDHVLGAPEYCHANFTNYFTHRFWSNPTYAASFKGRDACYFNTGVMVIDLWKWREGRYTEKLENWMRIQKRSRIYELGSLPPFLLVFAGNVERVEHRWNQHGLGGDNVEGLCRDLHPGPVSLLHWSGKGKPWLRIDSKKPCTLDSLWAPYDLFRHSVSLFNDS